The following are encoded in a window of Sphaerisporangium siamense genomic DNA:
- a CDS encoding RiPP maturation radical SAM C-methyltransferase gives MRVALVNMPWAPIDVPSLALGILRNTVSQSLPDAEVVDVHAHLDYLDWCAGLTVDDYRFYSDHTYFEGYGDWIFSAALYDDPAWRVAEFRDRYTKSMTPDELSLTLRLHESAPRFVADLADRLAAIAPDIIGFTSTFQQTTATLATARRLKLLRPNTVVILGGANCDGVQGAALHRNFPFLDYVVRGEGEAAFPQLLTTLAGGVHPPLPTSSAAEVPGLCWRTPDGTSVANPMRARPLRPSEIVAPDYGTYFDRLSTSTARDRIEPKLVVEGSRGCWWGEKHHCTFCGLNGTALEFRSKSPDRFYNEIMDLVERHQIRDMFVVDDILDMGYLTSVLPRIAESGQDLRLRYEVKSNLRRDQLETLVRAGLTHVQPGIENLSGRVLDLIGKGVTGCQNVRLLRDAASVGLSLSWNYLYGFPGETDDDYESVLCQLPALHHLAPAEQVARIAIERFSPYFDRPDLGFPDPRPRDHYHLTYDLPERELADLAYLFDAPPQGIADTMATHLANAVTTWRDAYSTSHLTYQETDNTITVTNTRPTYHWTTLHLQDPREIAALHLLDQPRTAAFLERALPADTTWVTSLLKHWHAMGLLFTDADRYLHLVTTPTIPALPHSLPPEWPGWQDTPTPQDHTTPLP, from the coding sequence ATGCGGGTAGCGCTGGTCAACATGCCCTGGGCGCCGATCGACGTCCCCTCGCTCGCCCTCGGCATCCTGCGCAACACCGTCTCCCAGTCCCTTCCCGATGCCGAGGTCGTGGACGTCCACGCCCACCTGGACTATCTGGACTGGTGCGCCGGCCTCACCGTGGACGACTACCGCTTCTATTCCGATCACACCTACTTCGAGGGCTACGGCGACTGGATCTTCTCCGCCGCCCTGTACGACGACCCCGCCTGGCGGGTCGCCGAGTTCCGCGACCGATACACGAAGTCGATGACCCCGGACGAGCTGTCTCTAACCCTGCGCCTGCACGAGTCCGCGCCCCGCTTCGTGGCCGACCTGGCCGACCGTCTCGCCGCGATCGCCCCCGACATCATCGGCTTCACCTCCACGTTCCAGCAGACCACCGCCACCCTCGCCACCGCCCGCCGCCTGAAACTCCTCCGGCCGAACACGGTGGTCATCCTCGGCGGCGCCAACTGCGACGGCGTCCAGGGCGCGGCCCTGCACCGCAACTTCCCCTTCCTCGACTACGTGGTCCGCGGCGAAGGCGAAGCCGCCTTCCCCCAGCTCCTGACCACCCTGGCCGGCGGCGTACACCCACCTTTACCGACATCCTCTGCGGCGGAGGTGCCCGGCCTGTGCTGGCGTACCCCGGACGGCACTTCGGTCGCCAACCCGATGCGGGCCCGCCCCTTGCGCCCGTCCGAGATCGTGGCTCCCGACTACGGCACCTACTTCGACCGCCTCAGCACCTCCACCGCCCGCGACCGGATCGAGCCCAAGCTCGTCGTCGAGGGATCACGCGGCTGCTGGTGGGGCGAGAAACACCACTGCACTTTCTGCGGCCTGAACGGCACGGCCCTGGAATTCCGGAGCAAAAGCCCGGACCGCTTCTACAACGAAATCATGGACCTGGTGGAACGGCACCAGATCCGGGACATGTTCGTCGTGGACGACATTCTCGACATGGGCTACCTGACCTCCGTCCTGCCCCGGATAGCCGAATCCGGCCAGGACCTGCGGCTACGCTACGAAGTCAAGTCGAACCTGCGCCGCGACCAACTGGAAACTCTCGTCCGCGCCGGCCTGACCCACGTACAGCCGGGCATCGAAAACCTAAGTGGCCGGGTGCTCGACCTCATAGGCAAGGGCGTGACCGGCTGCCAGAACGTCCGCCTGCTCCGCGACGCCGCCTCCGTAGGTCTCTCACTCTCCTGGAACTACCTCTACGGCTTCCCCGGCGAAACCGACGACGACTACGAGTCCGTCCTATGCCAACTCCCCGCCCTGCACCACTTGGCCCCGGCCGAACAGGTGGCTCGAATCGCCATCGAACGCTTCAGCCCCTACTTCGACCGCCCCGATCTAGGCTTCCCCGACCCCCGCCCCCGCGACCACTATCACCTCACCTACGACCTTCCCGAACGAGAACTCGCCGACCTGGCCTACCTCTTCGACGCCCCACCCCAGGGCATCGCCGACACCATGGCCACCCACCTCGCCAACGCCGTCACCACCTGGCGCGACGCCTACTCCACCAGCCACCTCACCTACCAGGAAACCGACAACACGATCACCGTCACCAACACCCGCCCCACCTACCACTGGACAACCCTCCACCTGCAAGACCCCCGCGAGATCGCCGCCCTCCACCTCCTCGACCAACCCCGCACCGCGGCCTTTCTCGAACGTGCCCTCCCCGCCGATACGACCTGGGTCACGAGCCTGCTCAAGCACTGGCACGCCATGGGTCTGCTCTTCACCGACGCGGACCGGTACCTCCACCTGGTCACCACCCCAACGATCCCCGCCCTGCCCCACTCCCTGCCCCCTGAGTGGCCCGGCTGGCAGGACACTCCAACACCCCAGGACCACACGACCCCCCTGCCATGA
- a CDS encoding glycosyltransferase family 2 protein, protein MSVSVVIPTRDKALRLRLTLACLADTEPAGYLTEVVVVDDGSVDATAEVLAEAAERLPLRVVAGGGRGRAGARNLGAEHAGGDLLVFLDDDVLVGPGFVGGHRARSRPDRFVHGRLRELPAADHLVRTLDGAPYPEVREARDLIHGGRSSHPRHRLKANALERAIEAMHGGDLPDAVPWLGCVGANVSMPRALWERVGGFDAGFGEVWGCEDLELGLRLYEAGARRDLAPDALGVHLTHRRPSRWDEHATNMNRFAALHPVPAVRELPYLLSASGDPSTYITRVLTAARLTTPPAPTVPSAPPAGSHLAGPPVAGSASAPAGPPPPSLTTGPAPTVPVLADPAAASAPTGPTSTAAPHHSGPHPVAPAAGPAPDAS, encoded by the coding sequence ATGAGCGTCAGCGTTGTCATCCCCACTCGGGACAAGGCGTTGCGGCTGCGCCTCACGCTGGCCTGCCTCGCCGACACGGAGCCCGCCGGTTACCTGACCGAGGTCGTGGTCGTCGACGACGGGTCCGTCGACGCCACCGCCGAGGTCCTCGCGGAGGCCGCCGAGCGGCTGCCGCTGCGGGTCGTCGCCGGTGGCGGGCGCGGGCGGGCCGGCGCGCGCAACCTGGGCGCCGAGCACGCCGGGGGCGACCTGCTCGTGTTCCTCGACGACGACGTGCTCGTCGGGCCGGGATTCGTGGGCGGGCACCGCGCGCGGTCCCGGCCCGACCGGTTCGTGCACGGTCGGCTGCGCGAGTTACCGGCCGCCGACCACCTGGTCCGTACGCTCGACGGCGCGCCGTACCCGGAGGTGCGCGAGGCCCGCGACCTCATCCACGGCGGACGGTCCAGCCACCCACGGCATCGGCTCAAGGCCAACGCCCTGGAACGCGCGATCGAGGCCATGCACGGCGGCGACCTCCCCGACGCCGTGCCGTGGCTCGGCTGCGTCGGAGCCAACGTGTCGATGCCGCGCGCCCTGTGGGAGCGGGTGGGCGGCTTCGACGCCGGCTTCGGCGAGGTCTGGGGATGCGAGGACCTGGAGCTCGGCCTGCGGCTGTACGAGGCGGGCGCCCGCCGCGACCTGGCCCCGGACGCCCTCGGCGTCCACCTCACCCACCGCCGCCCGTCCCGCTGGGACGAACACGCCACCAACATGAACCGCTTCGCCGCCCTGCACCCCGTCCCAGCGGTCCGCGAACTCCCCTACCTCCTCTCCGCCTCCGGCGACCCGTCTACCTACATAACCCGAGTCCTCACCGCCGCCCGACTCACCACCCCACCGGCTCCCACCGTTCCCTCCGCCCCACCTGCCGGTTCACATCTCGCTGGACCCCCGGTCGCCGGGTCCGCTTCAGCCCCTGCTGGACCTCCACCCCCTAGCCTGACCACCGGACCCGCACCTACCGTCCCCGTCCTCGCCGATCCGGCTGCCGCATCCGCCCCTACCGGACCCACCTCCACCGCCGCTCCTCACCACTCCGGACCTCATCCCGTTGCGCCGGCCGCAGGACCCGCCCCCGATGCGTCATGA
- a CDS encoding SDR family oxidoreductase, which produces MMADLAHLTARYGLDDRVAVVSGASGNIGSACCRELALAGATVIAGYHGNEQAAKLLAEQIEAAGGTCVPVQADLSRPDGAQTLVDTALRTFKRVDIAVAAAGIRTRRLALSTDPATVAELLAVNLESAIGLAKACLRPMMRARYGRIILFGSRAGVTGLPGHAAYAATKGALQPWAASVAGELGTHGITVNVIAPGAIRADQTDFHSEEEQKLVLKFIGAGRFGEPEEVAAAVSFLASSSSSYLNGTTVTVDGGARF; this is translated from the coding sequence ATGATGGCCGACCTCGCCCACCTGACCGCCCGATACGGCCTGGACGACCGGGTCGCCGTCGTCTCCGGCGCCTCCGGGAACATCGGATCCGCCTGCTGCCGCGAACTCGCCCTGGCCGGGGCCACGGTCATCGCCGGCTACCACGGCAACGAGCAGGCGGCGAAACTCCTCGCCGAACAGATCGAGGCCGCCGGCGGCACCTGCGTCCCGGTACAGGCCGACCTCAGCCGCCCGGACGGCGCGCAGACGCTCGTCGACACCGCCCTGCGGACCTTCAAGCGGGTCGACATCGCCGTGGCGGCGGCCGGCATCCGCACCCGCCGCCTGGCCCTCAGCACCGACCCCGCCACGGTCGCCGAACTCCTCGCCGTCAACCTCGAAAGCGCGATCGGCCTGGCCAAGGCGTGCCTGCGCCCCATGATGCGCGCCAGGTACGGCCGCATCATCCTCTTCGGCTCCCGCGCCGGCGTCACCGGCCTCCCCGGCCACGCGGCCTACGCCGCCACCAAGGGCGCGCTACAACCGTGGGCCGCCTCCGTCGCCGGCGAACTCGGCACCCACGGCATCACCGTCAACGTGATCGCCCCCGGCGCCATCCGCGCCGACCAGACCGACTTCCACTCCGAGGAAGAACAGAAACTGGTCCTGAAGTTCATCGGCGCCGGCCGCTTCGGCGAACCGGAGGAGGTCGCCGCCGCGGTGAGTTTCCTGGCCTCCTCCTCATCCAGCTACCTCAACGGCACCACCGTGACCGTCGACGGCGGAGCAAGATTCTGA
- a CDS encoding cytochrome P450, whose protein sequence is MAAPTVQEKLPELVLTPVDRLRLRRTRRPTDFLERLGAGSPRIVRFRLRGQDTYLLIAPDLVRELLVAQGRATGKARGHSHARMILGQGLLTSDGDLHQRQRRMIAPAFHPTRVEQYADQAVVTATVLAEHPDWRDGAVRDVAEDMIDLMLLNIGRMLFGADLTEDAGAVAGALTTLLRPFERRLLPTSKLMRRLRTPGDRQIAAAGAELTRVVERHIAEHRESGDRGDILSMLLSARDPSGEPMPDGQVRDEAVTMMLAGHETSAAALSWTWLFLDENPSVAERLHEEVDRLDTTPTHGDLDRLPWSRAVIAESLRIMPPTWMMSRRLQQDVVFDGWTVPDGSTCIVAQWLTHRDERWWPTPLTFRPERWITPAGKFDETAPGQPPGAYFPFGMGRRVCLGQPFARAELALVLATLTRHWSATLIPGHPIDIRPGTALRPAHGLRMTLHRRP, encoded by the coding sequence ATGGCCGCTCCCACCGTCCAGGAAAAGCTTCCCGAACTGGTGCTGACCCCCGTCGACAGGCTCAGGCTGCGACGCACCCGGCGCCCCACCGACTTCCTGGAACGGCTGGGCGCGGGCTCCCCGCGGATCGTCCGCTTCCGGCTGCGCGGCCAGGACACCTACCTGCTGATCGCCCCGGACCTGGTCCGCGAGCTGCTCGTCGCCCAGGGCCGCGCCACCGGCAAGGCGCGCGGCCACAGCCACGCCCGCATGATCCTCGGCCAGGGTCTGCTCACCAGCGACGGCGACCTGCACCAACGGCAGCGCCGCATGATCGCGCCCGCCTTCCACCCGACCCGCGTCGAGCAGTACGCCGACCAGGCCGTCGTCACCGCCACCGTGCTCGCCGAGCACCCCGACTGGCGGGACGGCGCGGTCCGCGACGTCGCCGAGGACATGATCGACCTGATGCTCCTCAACATCGGCCGCATGCTGTTCGGCGCCGACCTCACCGAGGACGCCGGTGCCGTGGCCGGCGCGCTCACCACGCTGCTGCGGCCCTTCGAACGCCGCCTGCTGCCTACCAGCAAACTGATGCGCCGCCTGCGCACCCCCGGCGACCGGCAGATCGCCGCCGCGGGCGCCGAGCTGACCCGCGTGGTCGAACGCCACATCGCCGAGCACCGCGAGTCCGGCGACCGTGGCGACATCCTCTCCATGCTGCTGTCCGCCCGGGACCCCTCCGGCGAGCCGATGCCGGACGGCCAGGTGCGCGACGAGGCGGTCACGATGATGCTGGCCGGCCACGAGACCTCGGCGGCGGCGCTGTCGTGGACGTGGTTGTTCCTCGACGAGAACCCTTCGGTGGCCGAACGGCTGCACGAGGAGGTCGACCGCCTCGACACCACCCCCACCCACGGCGACCTGGACCGGCTGCCCTGGTCCCGCGCGGTGATCGCCGAGTCCCTGCGCATCATGCCCCCGACCTGGATGATGAGCCGCCGCCTCCAACAGGACGTCGTCTTCGACGGCTGGACGGTCCCCGACGGCTCGACCTGCATCGTCGCCCAATGGCTCACCCACCGCGACGAACGCTGGTGGCCCACCCCCCTGACCTTCCGCCCCGAACGCTGGATCACCCCGGCCGGCAAGTTCGACGAGACCGCCCCCGGCCAGCCGCCAGGCGCGTACTTCCCCTTCGGAATGGGCCGCCGCGTCTGCCTCGGCCAACCGTTCGCCCGCGCCGAACTGGCCCTGGTCCTGGCGACGCTGACCCGCCACTGGTCGGCGACCCTCATCCCCGGCCACCCCATCGACATCCGCCCCGGCACCGCCCTACGCCCCGCCCACGGCCTGCGGATGACCCTGCACCGCCGCCCGTGA
- a CDS encoding Gfo/Idh/MocA family protein — protein MDPARTTSTAAVSTLRTNATSIAAVTTVRAAVVGLGWSGRELWLRRLAANPAYQVTALADPDDEALAAAAEIAPDARRTRRAEEIGPDLADLAIVAVPNHLHTATAETLLGTGVSVFVEKPVCLSRPELERLRAAEAASAGRLFAGSAARWRADVGTLRSVVPALGRIRLVELSWVRARGIPRQGGWFTERCRSGGGALIDLGWHLLDVGLDLIGRPGIVQACAVTSADLLDDGRWSASWRGDRTASGRRDVEDGAAGFLVTDDGVGMFLRTAWASHQPYDLTKIRLHGSAATASLSCTFGFSPTREPTPRLVVHRAGIAEPVPLAEEPIGTEYHRQLEELPLLVAGGEPRGRALDETATIISAIEALYASAAPPSSPLKERAG, from the coding sequence ATGGACCCCGCCCGGACGACCAGCACCGCCGCGGTCTCAACGCTCCGGACCAACGCGACTTCCATCGCTGCCGTCACGACGGTCCGGGCCGCCGTGGTCGGGCTCGGCTGGAGTGGCCGGGAGCTTTGGCTGCGCCGGCTCGCGGCCAACCCCGCCTATCAGGTCACCGCCCTGGCCGACCCGGACGACGAGGCCCTCGCCGCGGCCGCCGAGATCGCCCCCGACGCCCGGCGCACCCGCCGCGCCGAGGAGATCGGGCCGGACCTGGCGGACCTGGCGATCGTCGCCGTCCCCAACCACCTGCACACGGCCACCGCCGAGACGCTGCTCGGCACCGGCGTGTCGGTGTTCGTCGAGAAGCCGGTGTGCCTGTCCCGGCCGGAACTGGAGCGGCTGCGGGCCGCAGAGGCGGCGAGCGCCGGACGGCTGTTCGCCGGCAGCGCCGCCCGCTGGCGCGCCGACGTGGGCACCCTGCGGTCGGTCGTGCCGGCACTCGGCCGCATCCGGCTGGTCGAACTGTCCTGGGTACGGGCGCGCGGCATACCCCGGCAGGGCGGCTGGTTCACCGAACGGTGCCGTTCCGGGGGCGGCGCGCTCATCGACCTCGGCTGGCACCTGCTCGACGTCGGGCTCGACCTGATCGGACGGCCCGGCATCGTGCAGGCGTGCGCGGTCACCTCGGCCGACCTGCTCGACGACGGCCGATGGTCGGCGTCCTGGCGGGGCGACAGGACGGCGTCCGGGCGGCGCGACGTGGAGGACGGCGCCGCCGGGTTCCTGGTGACCGACGACGGCGTCGGAATGTTCCTCCGCACCGCCTGGGCCTCCCACCAGCCGTACGACCTCACGAAGATCCGCCTGCACGGCTCCGCCGCCACCGCGTCACTGTCCTGCACGTTCGGCTTCAGCCCGACCCGCGAGCCGACCCCCCGCCTGGTCGTCCACCGCGCCGGCATCGCCGAACCCGTACCGCTGGCGGAGGAGCCGATCGGCACTGAGTATCACCGCCAACTGGAGGAACTGCCCCTCCTGGTCGCCGGCGGCGAGCCACGCGGCCGCGCCCTCGACGAAACCGCGACGATCATCAGCGCCATAGAGGCCCTCTACGCCTCCGCCGCCCCCCCAAGCTCCCCCCTCAAGGAGCGAGCCGGGTGA
- a CDS encoding aminotransferase class I/II-fold pyridoxal phosphate-dependent enzyme — protein MTSAEVPAQPQFPEWPQYGEEERAGLTRALEQGQWWRVGGAEVSAFEREFADYHGAPYALAVTNGTHALELAVELLGIRPGEEVIVPAFTFISSSMAVQRLGVVPVPVDVLPDTYNIDPAAAAAAVTDRTRAIMPVHMAGFFSDMDALGKLATDAGVAILQDAAHAHGARWRGQRVGELGSIAAFSFQNGKLMTAGEGGALLVPDRETYDEGFVRHSCGRPPSDRRYLHETAGTNYRMNEFSGAVLRAQLARLPEQIARREANWPILRALLAAIPGVEPQGRDDRCDVVPHYMAMFRLPGTTEERRNAIVDALVARGIPAFVAFRPIYRTDAFWSAPTEPLSVDDLARRCPITEEIGRDCIWLHHRTLLGDEAGLTAIANTLTAVLSDL, from the coding sequence ATGACATCCGCCGAGGTTCCCGCCCAGCCGCAGTTCCCCGAATGGCCCCAGTACGGCGAGGAGGAACGGGCCGGTCTGACCCGCGCCCTCGAACAGGGGCAGTGGTGGCGGGTGGGCGGGGCGGAGGTGTCGGCCTTCGAGCGCGAGTTCGCCGACTACCACGGCGCCCCCTACGCCCTCGCCGTCACCAACGGCACGCACGCGCTGGAACTCGCCGTGGAACTCCTCGGCATCAGGCCCGGCGAGGAGGTGATCGTGCCGGCGTTCACGTTCATCTCCTCCTCCATGGCCGTGCAACGGCTCGGCGTGGTCCCCGTGCCGGTGGACGTGCTCCCGGACACGTACAACATCGACCCGGCGGCGGCCGCGGCCGCGGTCACCGACAGGACCCGGGCCATCATGCCGGTGCACATGGCCGGTTTCTTCTCCGACATGGACGCGCTCGGCAAGCTGGCCACCGACGCGGGCGTGGCGATCCTTCAGGACGCCGCGCACGCGCACGGCGCGCGGTGGCGCGGCCAACGGGTGGGCGAGCTGGGCTCGATCGCGGCGTTCAGCTTCCAGAACGGCAAGCTGATGACCGCGGGGGAGGGCGGCGCGCTGCTGGTCCCCGACCGGGAGACGTACGACGAGGGCTTCGTCCGGCACAGCTGCGGCCGGCCGCCGTCCGACCGCCGGTATCTGCACGAGACCGCCGGGACGAACTACCGCATGAACGAGTTCTCCGGCGCGGTGCTACGGGCCCAGCTCGCCCGCCTCCCGGAACAGATCGCCCGCCGCGAGGCGAACTGGCCGATCCTGCGCGCCCTGCTCGCCGCGATCCCCGGCGTCGAGCCGCAGGGCCGCGACGACCGCTGCGACGTCGTCCCCCACTACATGGCGATGTTCCGCCTCCCCGGCACAACCGAGGAACGCCGCAACGCCATCGTGGACGCCCTGGTGGCCCGAGGAATCCCCGCCTTCGTAGCCTTCCGCCCCATCTACCGCACCGACGCCTTCTGGTCCGCCCCCACCGAACCACTCTCCGTGGACGACCTCGCCCGCCGCTGCCCGATAACCGAAGAAATCGGCAGAGACTGCATCTGGCTCCACCACCGCACCCTCCTAGGCGACGAAGCAGGCCTGACCGCGATAGCCAACACCCTGACCGCCGTGCTCTCCGACCTCTGA
- a CDS encoding ROK family protein yields MTSFLASGAGSGTYLGIDIGGTKVAARMEVGNAAYEAEARWPPYAPDPERDLAVIGDLVERLGPRDRCAAVGVSSAATVDGGGRVVAWPNRPSWIGFDLVAALRCRLGTLIDGAPVRVADDGGLAALAEARACGCPDLAFLGVGTGVGGGLVLDGEPFAGGAAVELGHMVVHPGGPACSCGRDGCLQATASGPATLRRAAARRGGTVTAEDLVSAAVRGEDWAAATIAETATALAFAVVSLTEIVRPRRVHIGGGFGAAAPGLVPGVAAHVAALARTGRPVPVVAPAALGPRASLLGALLHARNAQLQEVAG; encoded by the coding sequence ATGACCTCCTTCCTTGCCTCGGGTGCCGGCTCCGGTACCTACCTCGGCATCGACATCGGTGGGACGAAGGTGGCCGCGCGGATGGAGGTCGGGAACGCCGCCTACGAGGCGGAGGCCCGCTGGCCGCCGTACGCACCCGATCCCGAGCGCGACCTGGCGGTGATCGGGGACCTCGTCGAGCGGCTGGGGCCGCGGGATCGCTGCGCCGCCGTCGGCGTGTCGTCCGCGGCGACGGTCGACGGCGGCGGCCGGGTCGTCGCCTGGCCGAACCGGCCGAGCTGGATCGGCTTCGACCTCGTCGCCGCGCTGCGGTGCCGGCTGGGAACGTTGATCGACGGCGCGCCGGTCCGCGTCGCCGACGACGGCGGCCTGGCCGCGCTTGCCGAGGCGCGCGCCTGCGGCTGCCCCGACCTGGCCTTTCTTGGCGTCGGCACCGGCGTCGGCGGCGGGCTCGTCCTGGACGGCGAGCCGTTCGCCGGCGGCGCGGCGGTCGAGCTGGGTCACATGGTGGTCCACCCCGGCGGCCCGGCCTGCTCCTGCGGCCGCGACGGCTGCCTCCAGGCCACGGCGTCCGGCCCGGCGACGCTGCGCCGTGCCGCCGCGCGCAGGGGCGGGACGGTCACCGCCGAGGACCTCGTGTCGGCAGCCGTCCGGGGCGAGGACTGGGCGGCGGCCACGATCGCCGAAACCGCCACGGCCCTCGCGTTCGCCGTCGTGTCGCTCACAGAGATCGTCCGGCCGAGGCGGGTCCACATCGGCGGCGGATTCGGCGCCGCCGCGCCCGGCCTGGTCCCCGGTGTGGCCGCCCACGTCGCCGCGCTCGCCAGGACCGGCCGGCCTGTGCCGGTCGTGGCGCCGGCCGCACTCGGCCCCAGGGCGTCGCTGCTCGGCGCCCTGCTGCACGCCCGGAACGCTCAACTTCAGGAGGTGGCCGGATGA
- a CDS encoding PIG-L deacetylase family protein, translated as MSGRLVLSPHPDDAVWSIGGCIARWRRAGEPVTVLTVFDGPPNGPIAGLPSDMASGTAEGAAGVTTEDWRRVAEPAVRREEDRRALAAIDAGGVSVGLPDAALRTSDNEPRYSRVLSLFGRPHPDDHTLPAAIAAAIHAHLAPGDALYAPLAAGNHIDHRLVRAAVESDPTLRARTTWYEDVPYKLAPRDTAGLHPRYEPIDPADLEAWIAAAVHYESQAEAVLGGTRELRAHLTGRVEPHGGAIRLWSAPAA; from the coding sequence ATGAGCGGCCGGCTGGTCCTATCGCCGCATCCGGATGACGCGGTGTGGTCCATCGGCGGGTGCATCGCGCGCTGGCGCCGTGCCGGCGAGCCTGTCACCGTGCTAACGGTCTTCGACGGCCCGCCGAACGGTCCCATCGCCGGCCTGCCGTCCGACATGGCGAGCGGCACGGCCGAAGGCGCGGCGGGCGTCACCACCGAGGACTGGCGGCGGGTGGCCGAGCCCGCCGTCCGGCGGGAGGAGGACCGCCGCGCGCTCGCCGCGATCGACGCTGGCGGCGTGTCAGTGGGCCTGCCCGACGCCGCCCTCCGTACCAGTGACAACGAACCACGGTACTCGCGGGTGCTGAGCCTGTTCGGCCGTCCGCACCCCGACGACCACACGCTGCCCGCCGCCATCGCCGCCGCGATCCACGCCCACCTCGCCCCCGGCGACGCGCTGTACGCCCCCCTCGCCGCGGGAAACCACATCGACCACCGCTTGGTGCGCGCAGCCGTCGAGTCCGACCCCACCCTGCGGGCCCGCACGACCTGGTACGAGGACGTCCCGTACAAGCTCGCTCCCCGCGACACCGCCGGCCTCCACCCGCGCTACGAGCCGATCGACCCGGCCGACCTAGAAGCCTGGATCGCCGCCGCCGTCCACTACGAGAGCCAGGCCGAGGCAGTCCTCGGCGGCACGAGAGAACTGCGCGCTCACCTGACCGGCCGCGTCGAGCCCCACGGCGGCGCCATCCGGTTGTGGTCGGCCCCCGCCGCCTGA
- a CDS encoding 4'-phosphopantetheinyl transferase family protein yields MTPTPHPSNSSPSPGPFSITGPPRLPSTTRGPGSLSRTRPSSPPRDAQPSGPLGDAGQSGPLSDARLRRLLSDVRPPGPQDVHVWTFPADEQARYAAAHFVTRRILGRYLDLPAEAVEFQYGENGKPALRPDPARPDLRFNLSHSGPLALLAVAVGRDVGVDVERVRSGVSARAIAERRFDREGAEAVAADPGVFFRLWTRKEACVKASGGRLGWGMAIPVSGPVATGTPRLPGPWRLYDLPAPEGYVAALALPGPHPAHVTTHPLPEGPLP; encoded by the coding sequence GTGACCCCCACCCCCCACCCCTCGAACAGCAGCCCATCACCCGGCCCCTTCAGCATCACCGGGCCACCCCGCCTCCCGAGCACCACCCGGGGGCCTGGTTCGCTGAGCCGCACCCGGCCGTCCAGTCCGCCGCGCGACGCCCAGCCGTCCGGTCCGCTGGGTGACGCCGGGCAGTCCGGTCCGCTGAGCGATGCCCGTCTGCGTAGGCTCCTGAGCGATGTCCGGCCGCCTGGACCCCAGGACGTTCACGTCTGGACGTTCCCGGCCGACGAGCAGGCCCGGTACGCGGCGGCCCACTTCGTGACACGCCGGATTCTTGGCCGATACCTGGACCTGCCCGCCGAGGCCGTCGAGTTCCAGTACGGCGAGAACGGCAAGCCCGCGCTGCGCCCCGACCCGGCCCGGCCGGACCTGCGGTTCAACCTCAGCCACTCCGGGCCGCTCGCCTTGCTCGCCGTTGCCGTGGGGCGCGACGTCGGCGTGGACGTGGAACGGGTGCGCTCCGGCGTGTCGGCCCGTGCCATAGCCGAACGGCGCTTCGACCGCGAGGGTGCCGAGGCCGTCGCCGCCGACCCCGGCGTGTTCTTCCGCCTGTGGACCCGCAAAGAGGCCTGCGTCAAGGCGTCCGGCGGGCGCCTCGGCTGGGGAATGGCCATCCCGGTCTCCGGCCCCGTCGCCACCGGGACCCCCCGCCTGCCCGGCCCGTGGCGCCTGTACGACCTCCCGGCCCCCGAGGGCTACGTCGCCGCACTCGCACTACCCGGACCGCACCCCGCACACGTCACGACGCACCCACTCCCCGAAGGCCCGCTGCCATGA